DNA from Ovis aries strain OAR_USU_Benz2616 breed Rambouillet chromosome 15, ARS-UI_Ramb_v3.0, whole genome shotgun sequence:
ATGGAGTAGCCGTTTCATAGGAGCTCTTGATCCATACTTATTCTATTTTTCTATCATTATTTATTTGGTcataaattaaattaagaaaaaattgaatGAGTAGATAAGCAaatgaatatttgttttcataccagAACAATTTAATCCCAAACATGCAAACAAAAGAGATGCATATTTAGAACAGGGGCAGAGGGTTTATCTAGgctgtccatgtaatttttttGCATATTCTGAAGTCCCAGGAGATGATCCATCCACATAGTCTTAAGTTGAATCATAGTGGACAAATTCTTTCCACTTTCTGGAGCCTGGATTCTTCATTTGTGTAATAAGAAAATTGAGGAGGTGGGTTCCAAGAGGTTACCTCGTTGTGACTCTAAAATCTCTACAAGCAAACTTGCTAAGGAAGATGATTTTAGTAGCAATGTGTATTGCTGGAATGACTGAGACCTAGAAATGCCCAGAAAGAGGGCTGATGGTCTCAAGTCAGTGCCAGGAAGACCAAGGAGACGTATGACTGTCATCATTCAAGCCTCACCCTGTGGAACCACACCTTGGCCTGAGCCAATCTGCTCACAGaagcagggagggcaggaggcagggctaAGCATAAAAGGAAGAGCCGGGCCAGCTGCTGCTTACACTTGCTTCTGACACAACTGTGTTCACTAGCAGCTACACAAACAGACACCATGCTGACTGCTGAGGAGAAGGCTTCTGTCATCTCCCTATTTGCCAAGGTGAACGTGGAAGAAGTCGGTGGTGAGGCCCTGGGCAGGTAGGTATCCTGCTTACTAGACAGGTTTAAGGAGAGTGAAATGCACCTGGGCATGTGAGGACTGAGCCGTTCCCTGAGATTCTGAAAGCTGCTGACTTCCTCTGACCTTGTGCTGTTTTCTCCTCTTAGGCTGCTGGTTGTCTACCCCTGGACTCAGAGGTTCTTCGAGCACTTTGGGGACTTGTCCTCTGCTGATGCCATTTTGGGCAACCCTAAGGTGAAGGGCCATGGCAAGAAGGTGCTAAACTCCTTTAGTGAGGGCCTGAAGCAACTTGATGACCTCAAGGGTGCCTTTGCGTCACTGAGTGAGCTGCACTGTGATAAGCTGCACGTGGATCCTGAGAACTTCAGGGTGAGTTTGTGGAGTCCTCAAtattctccttcttctttttatGGTCAAGCTCATGTCATGGGGAGAGGGCTGAATGGCAGGACGTGGTTTAAAATGGAGAAGATGTATTCTGGTTAGAGTGTTAAGGACTTCTGGTTAGAGTGTTAAGAACCATTTAGATTCTTTTAACCTCtttgctcttgcctggaaatcccatgggtggaggagcctggtaggctgcagtccatgggattgctaagagtcagacatgactgagcgacgtcactttcacttttcactttcatgcattggagaaggaaatggcaacccacttcagtgttcttgcctggagaatcccgggatgggggagcctggtgggctgccgtctatggggtcgcacagagtcggacatgactgaagcgacttagcagcaacctcTTTGCTCACAATAATCATTTCTTCAGATTCATTCTTGTTCTCTGTTGTCTGCAAtgtcttctctttttaattaTACTCTTTGAGTGTTCAATTTCAAAAAAGACTTCatctactttaaaaatgatatttaatattttcccctTATCTGTTCCTTTCAAGGGATAAAATGTTGTATTGCTTTTTGAAatgattcaaaataataaaaatgataacaaGTTCTGGATTAagatagaaagagagaaacatttctaaatataaattcaACCTGATATGGGTAGCTTCACATCAGCAGTAGCATCTATACTTCAGTCATCTTTGTGCTAATATCCTAGGGGCACAGCTTGGGATGAATCTGAAATACTCTGAATCTAACCTGGGTAACTGCACTAACCCTGCCCTTGCTTAATGTCTTTTCCACACAGCTCCTGGGCAATGTGCTTGTGGTTGTGCTGGCTCGCCGCTTTGGAGGTGAATTCACTCCGGAGCTGCAGGCTAACTTTCAGAAGGTGGTGACTGGTGTTGCCAATGCCCTGGCCCACAGATATCACTAAGCTCCCCTTCCTGATTTCCAGGAAATGTTATGTCATCCTCAGAGCCCAAAAACTGAATATGGAAAAATTATGAAGCGTTTTGAGCATCTGGCCTTTGCCTAATAAAGACACTTATTTTCATTGCACTggtgtattttaattatttcactgTCTCTTACTCAGATGGGCACATGGGAGAGCAAAGCACTGAAGACATAAATGAAGGGCTCAGTTGAGACTTTGAGAAAATGTATCAGTATATTGGACCCCATGAAAAGAGTGGTTGTAAACAGCTAATGTTATTGGAAAACAGGCTCTGCTCCTTTAGTCTTACTCTTCGTGCAATTCAAGTTGCAGCTTGATTTGGGAGTTAGATCAttggtatattttatttaaacaaattatgttatttatcctttcttgtaaatgtcttctctctctctaattGTCCAGAACCTCACTGAAATCCATTAGGTTCTTCTGCCTAAAGACGCcactgtttaaaattttctttaggcATTTTACTGTCCCCATTGCTCCCCTCCCCTGACCTCTTTGTATCCTAGTTTTCTCTGTCATCTTATAAAGATCTACCTGAAGGATCCTTCTGTCCTGGATTCTAGAAAtgacatatgaattttgagtAATCCTTGTTCCTTCTTGCATCCTAATTCTgaatctcagctcagttcagttcagtggctcagctgtgcatgattctttgcgatcccatggactgcaaggggaGGTAGTTATGCTCTCACTTTGCTTGTATTATAATGTGATAAATATTGgattgatgagaatgtaaaaagGGACTTGTGACTTGATAGTCACTGCTGTCTTGCAATCCTTTCATGGGATTCCACTAAACAGAATTCCATTCTCCCCAGGATGCTTTAGCATCTATATCACGGAAGTGACTAGAGGTCTGCCCTCTTTACCCAGTCTCTGATGGTTTCTCCGCCTTTGTAGTCATTAACATAGGGTTACCAGAAGCAACATATGCCAGTTATCCGGATACTTGATTCTGGAGATGATTTATGAATTTTTTGTAATCTTTGTTTCCCCTGGCATTTTAATTCGGAATctctgctcagttcagtccagtggctcagttgtgtacgattctttgtgaccccacggactgcagcatgccagccttccctgtccatcacaaactcctggagcttgctcaaattcatgtccattgagttggcgatgccattcaatcatctcatcctctgtcatccccttctcttgccttcagtgtttcccagcatcaggggcttttccaatgagtcaattcttcacattaggtggccaaagtattgaagcttcagcttcagcatcagtccttccaatgaatattcaggactgatatccttcaggtttgactggtttgatctccttgcagtccaagggactctcaagagtcttctccaacatcacagttcaaaagcatcagttcttcagcagtcGCCTTTCttcattgtccaactctcacatccatacatgactactggaaaaaccatagctttgactagatggacatttgttggtaaagtaatgtctctgtttttcaatatgctgtctagatttgtcatagcttttctttcaaggaggaagcatctttgaatttcatagctacagtcaccatcttcagtaacTTTGGagccctgtttccattgtttccctgtatatttgccatcaagtgatgggaccagataagACCAGATGgtcttagttatttgaatgttcatttttaagccagctctttcactctcccctttcactttcatcaagaggctctttagctcctcttatctgagtttattgatatttctcccagcaatcttgattccagcttgtgctttatccagcctgacattttgcataatgtatttggcatagaagttaaataagcaaggtgacaatacacagtcttgatatactcctttccctattctGAATCTAGCTGGGGAGGTTCTGAAAGTAATGCATCTAACAAGTGACTGTAAATGAGTATACAAGGCTTTTACGAGATCTGAGGATGAAGCCCTTGCTATGAAAGGGGTGGTAAAGATAAGCAGTATAGACAATTGTCCAGAAGACAAGAcaaaagtcagaaaagaaaaggaagatagcATAGGCCAAATCACTGATGAATAATGTCTTTGTGTATTCTGAGAATTTCAGGTAAACAGGAAAGACAACTGAAGCAAAACTGCCTGGGATAGAATAGAATAGATTATAAATTTTGGTGAACACAGTGGAGCATATTCTTAAAGTTAAAAATTCACAGGCAAGAGGATACAATTCAGCCATTACTCACAAGATGTTTGCACTGCCAACTGACAAGTATAGCAAGATAGTTTAACAGCTTAGTACATTATTTTGAAATCATACAGCCAGGGTTGAAAAAAACATTACTACTTATTAGCTCTCACCTTGTGAAAAATGTACTGTCAGTTTGGTACATAAAGATGTCATTTTTAAGTTTtgcaggaaaatgaagaaaaaagtctCAACACAATTCCATACTTTGACTTTTAACACAAGTTAATGTCAGGTGAGAATTTACAAAGAGTAAGTTGACTCATTTAACATCTCTTCTTAAATGCAAAACATCTCAGGCTGGGGTGGCAATATTGAAGAGTAGagaatttgggttttttttttttttaatggatattaACAACAAGGCAACCATGCTAGCAGCATCTATGTCTAGAAGGAAGTTGAATTACTTTCAACTTTTAAAGTTGAAAGAAACAACAAGTTAAAGAAAAGTCTCTTATTTTTAAGTCAAAGATTTCAGGGGGTCAAATCAGAGATGAAAATGTAATGGTAGGAAGCAGTCTGAGAACTGTCCAGTTGAAATAACACAGGGcacaaaaaagagacaaagatatccaataatataaaaatgtctaTCAGTTGGCTGATGCATAGATCATCAAATGCCCTCTTATATTTTGCTGTTGCTGAGTAGTTTCAAGGACAGCTAACAAGAGCATGGATGCTCATTTATGCTAAGTCCAATCAGATCATACAAATCCTGATGAGAACTTCTTAAACACCCAGATGACCACAGTTAGATGCACCCTGCAACATAATTTTTTATCATGCTTTCTAAGTAATGGATAGTCATTTTTCAATACTCattcattttaagaatattatttataGATCTTATACAATACGTAGTAAGTAAAAtaatatgctgtgcttagtcactcagtcatgtccgactctttgtccccgtggactgtggcccaccaggcacctctgtccatggcaattctccaggcaggaatactggagtgggttgccatgtccttcttcaggagatcttcctgacccaagaatggaactgagtctcctgaattacaggtggattctttaccagctgagctaccataaATAcgtgtaaatatacatataggtATGTAAACATACATAGGTACAGATATGTAAACATACATAAAGATAGTATATAATAAAGGAGaacattcaagaaatgaataGTTATAGTCATTCACGTAAACTGTGATTTTAAGACTATTCTAGATTTGTGGCAAATAAGCTGTCTCTTATGCAAATATATTTACAACCCCTGAACATCTAGTTCTCTAGACTAAGCTTATAAAGGGTTCTTATCTTTTCAGTCATTCTAAAACTCTTAAATACTTGTTCTGACCTATATTTACTCAATTTGGAACAAATCTGccttattcattttattcatttttggggcttccctggtggctcagatggcaaagaatccacctgcaaagtgagagacctggattcgatccctggaaaagaggtgggaagatcccctggagtggagcATGGCCATCCagtacaatattcttgcctggagaatccccatagacagaggagcctggggggctacagtccatgggggtcgcaaagagtttgacaggaCTGACCTACCAAGCAAATTATGCATCTTTGAAGAAAGGGAAACTTTCACAGCCTGCTTCTGCCCCCTGCTGGGATCATGAGAATCATCTATTTAAGAGTGACATTATCATGAATTTTTCGAGGCAGGTCCAGTGTGGGTGTCATTAAACAATTACGCTGAAGTACAAGCAAAAGTCTGGATTGTCCTGGAATACAGAGTTGTTCATTCAATGTAATTATAAAGATACTGACTTTTAGACTTAACACTCTCCCTCTGTGCctttggctttccaggtggcgcaagtggtaaagaatccatctgccgatgcaggaggtgcaagagacctaggctccatctctgggttgggaagatcccctggggtgaaaaatggcaatccactcaaatATTCCGCCGGGAAAAATCTcatcaacagagaagcctggcaggctacagtccacagggttgcaaaaagtcagatacaactacagtccacagggttgcaaaaagtcagatacaactgagcgactaacacttcttaTGCCTTTAGGTTAAGCAAGGATTGTTGGTCATTACCTATTCCAAAAAAAGTCATGAAGTAATCACATAGGGAATTATTtccaaaggacagaaaaaaagtaCCATAGGTGTCTGAACACATAAGTCTGTTTAAACTGTAGAATATAAGAAAAGACTGCCCTAAAAATAGTTTTCTGTTTAACCAGTCCCAGATATGCTTCCAAATCAGCATTCCAGACAAAGAGCACAGAGGAAGTCCATGATCCTATCGTTACATTGGATGGAAACTCACCTATGCTTGTCCTCTCCAGTGTATTTTATGTCAGACATTATTCTGGTTGCCCAAAATTCAGAAAGAAGTATTCTTCACCCTGACTTTGTGGTGGTCACATAACACAGCATGATGTTTGGGGAAATAATGGGTCTCTTCTATTCCTCTTGGTACAGATGAGGCATCTAACATCTCTGAATACTTTCCCCACGGAATCTTCATTTATCATTCTCATTAACACTGTACTTTCCTGGCTCCCATCCTACATctcaaacagaatttt
Protein-coding regions in this window:
- the LOC101106199 gene encoding hemoglobin fetal subunit beta, whose protein sequence is MLTAEEKASVISLFAKVNVEEVGGEALGRLLVVYPWTQRFFEHFGDLSSADAILGNPKVKGHGKKVLNSFSEGLKQLDDLKGAFASLSELHCDKLHVDPENFRLLGNVLVVVLARRFGGEFTPELQANFQKVVTGVANALAHRYH